In the genome of Juglans microcarpa x Juglans regia isolate MS1-56 chromosome 6S, Jm3101_v1.0, whole genome shotgun sequence, the window TCAAGTATACCTAAAGGGGCAGTGGCTGGAATTGTCGTTGCCGGAGcttttgttataatattatttattgtggcTATACTCTGGTGGAAAGGTTGTCTAGGACAAAGATCAACTGCTACTGAACATGGTAGTTTCAAGGCaactaatattgttattatcaAGCAGTTTTCCTTCTGATCTACAATCAGTATATAGAagtttcattaaaatatttttcatctgtaCCGTAAGGAATATTGTTAAGAATTCTTCTAGTTTCGGCCTAGAGATACTTGCCTATCTAACTTGGCACCTTCCACAGATTTAAGAGGCCTAGACCTGAAAACTGGAACATTCACCTTAAGGCAAATCAAAACATGAGCCACAAACAACTTTGATGCGGCGAATAAAATTGGGGAAGGTGGTTTTGGTTCTGTTTATAAGGTATAGCGGAGAAAATAATTTCCTTTCATTGATGCGAGTTGAACTCCTCTTAATTGTAGCTCTTTCTTTTTGAAGTGTCATTGCTTAAGCATGAAAAGAAGTTTATGTTTTCTGTACGCCTGCAGGGCCTTTTGTCTGATGGCACCATGATGGCAGTCAAACAGCTTTCTTCCAAATCAAAGCAAGGAAATCGTGAGTTTTTGAATGAGATCGGCATGATTTCTGCTTTGCAACACCCTCATCTTGTAAAGCTCTATGGATGCTGTGTTGAAGGAAATCAATTGTTGCTGGTATACGAGTACATGGAAAATAATAGCCTCGCTCGTGCTTTGTTTGGTATAGTTTTATCTTCATGCACGTAATTACTTTGTTTACTTGTATGCGTATTAGTTTACATGCAATCAATGATAACATGCATGTATCATGTATGCATAATGGTAATCCTAATTAAATGCTTTCTATTAACTTGATTGATTGAAGGGCCAGAAGAATATCAATTACAATTGGATTGGCCAACAAGACATAGGATTTGTGTTGGTATAGCAAGGGGTTTGGCCTATCTCCATGAAGAATCAAGATTGAAGATTGTCCATAGAGACATCAAGGCTACTAATGTCTTGCTTGATAAAAATCTGAACCCTAAGATATCCGACTTTGGTTTGGCCAAGCTTGATGAAGAGGATAATACCCACATCAGCACCCGAATTGCTGGAACTTAGTGAGTTGTATTTTATAATGCACCTAAGACTTTTGTTTTAAacgaaaaaaaaacaattagaaTTGATTGCCGTTGATTGTATAGCAATGTTAGAAATTCCCGATATTAAAAATGCCATATGTTGATCTGTGATTTTGCAGTGGTTATATGGCACCTGAGTATGCGATGCGAGGCTATTTAACTGACAAAGCagatgtttatagttttggaaTTGTCGCCTTGGAAATTGTCAGTGGGAAGAGCAACACGAGTCACCGGCCTAAGGGGGAATCTCTACATCTTCTTGATTGGGTGATTTCAATCACTTTTTGTCTTGCATTTCTTGCTTTTACACTCTgggtcatttttattttcttgtgtttgctaatattaaaaatgtggACTCTCTGGGAAATATTTCAcgacaaatataaaatatccaATTGCCGCACTTGCAGAGCAAGAATGAAGAATCAATTCCGtcttatattatatgtttcCAGAGTACTACTTTTTTCTAGGAGCACAAATTCCTTACCAATATTACGTTGTTACTGATTTCTCAAGTCAAAAAGAGccatttttaatttcctttgtaAGTGGTAGCTTATAATTCTATGATTTGTTTATGCAGGCACTTGTTTTAAAGGAGAAAGGAAATCTATTGGATTTGGTTGATCCAAGATTAGGCTCAAACTACATGCAGGAAGAGGTTAAGCGTTTGATTGATGTGGCTCTCCTATGCACTAATGTTTCTGCAGCAGTTAGGCCTACCATGTCCTCAGTGGTGAGCATGCTAGAGGGCGGCGCTGTTATTCCTGAGTTGGGTCCAAATTTAAGTATCAtagaagatgaaataaaagtgaAGGCACTGTGGGAGCATTTTCAAGATAAGAAAGAATCGAGTAGGTCGGAAAATAGCCAGACCCAAAGTTTATTAACAGTCTCGAATGATCCATTCACGGGTTCTTCTACATCCGCTGTTGATCTGTATCCAATCAACGTGGATTCTAGTTATTGGGAGAAAAGAGTTTAGATAAATGAGCAATACTGCTGATCTTCATGCTTAGTTTGCCGTCTTTAATCGTGCATTAATTATTGTGACatattatgtggtgtacttGAATGAAAAGTCACATTATTTAATAAGTTCTCTTGGATTCTGTGGCGTAATAAATGTGAGTTGCTAGCATAGCAAGGCATCTGAAAAACCGTAAACTTTTATATGTGATACTGATTTGGGATTATATTTGAATTGGGACATAATCTTTATGTTTTACAATTTACATTTCCTgattttcatgtttaatttcTCCATTGATATCGCATTCTGATTAGATTTTGTATATCATGTTGGtctataaaatcaaaagattTATAGCCATACCTGTCAATTTTTGACGCATCCGCTTTTGATTTTTCCGGattatgagataaaaaaatatttatgaatttgtaaaatacataaattctcCTTAAACTATCATTTAATTTCTAAATCATTCctgaaactataaaaaaaaatataattaatttaccGCATGAAATGCATGTAGTGTGCAATCAAGTCCCAACATGGACCAAGTACTACAGATCATTACTATTAGTATTTACCCCTAATTCGCACCAAATTATATGTACTTAgaaatatttggaaaaataaatccCAGTAGTTCCAACTGATCATTTAGccctaaatatattattataagtttTACAATTAATTTGATGCACTGTTTGATTAATTTCAGaagttaaaatcaaaattaactGAGTCATGATTAAGACTAACATTAATGATCGTGTAGATGCCGTTTTGAGtatgtaaaaaaattgttagttGAGAAATGATCAGTGTTTGGTCCATCTATACATTCATAATGTCCCAACAACAACATTAGAAACGGAAAAGAGATTGTAAAAGATAAAATGTGTATTACCAAAATACACATGATCATGCGTACGTgtgtgacatatatatatacttctgcATCATTCTTTCCACACCTTTCAAGTCCTAATTAACTGTTCTCTCTCTATAGATCTCTCTCAACACAAGTACATACCTGACCGCGTACGCCATGAAACATTGGATTAAAagcttttgttcttttgtttttgtcatGTTACTCGTTTCATGCAATTCCAAAACGGAGCGATTGAGTACGTTAATAGGTCATGACGATCATTATTTACAAACGGGCAGCTGTGATTTCTTCCGAGGAAGATGGGTTCATGATGATTCCTATCCTTCGTACAACTCAACATCCTGCCCCTTCATTATGAAAGAATTTGACTGCCAGAAAAATGGGCGACCTGATACTGATTATCTCAAATACAGATGGAAGCCTCGCCGTTGTAAATTGCCAAGGTCAGTCGGTACCCATATATGTATGCATTAATAATATGTGTTATCACAAACCTGCATCTTGCATGTGTCCATGATCTAGTGTCCTAACTGCAGGGTACGTACGTAACGTCCGTCTTAATTTATATGTATGATCATTTTTTGCATGTCTTGTACATATGCATGTAGATTCAACAGTCGGGATTTCTTGAGAAGGTTTAAGgggaagaaaatattgtttgtaGGGGACTCTCTAAGCCTCAATCAATGGAAATCTCTCACATGCATGTTGCATGTTTCAGTGCCCCAAACAAACTACACTCTCGAGAGAAAAGGTGCTCTCTCCACGTTTACTTTGCAGGTGAGTACGTATATAGCTAGGTGCTTTTGATGTTACATGTTACATGTTGCATGATCGAAGTTGCATGCGTGGCActtttgatgagttttcttcAACCCGGTTGGTTCCATCTACTTGTTATAAAGCAGAATATTGCTCTACGATTGGGATTTTTTCAGTGCGAGCGACTCTGTTAAACGTATTGGAAGGCCATCAACTTGGTTAATTTTGTGAAATCATCGCaattaattaaatctacatcttcctatcaatttaagtttttgagacGTACAATGATGATTTCAGAAATTTTGTTATCATCTGTGCATATTACATGGGAATTTCATGGATGATGGGGTTGCAGGAATATCGCATTTCTGTGGCGCTATCTCGCAATGGGTTTCTAGTTGATCTGGTAAAAGAAAAGATGGGCACAGTCCTGAAGCTGGACTCCATTAACGATGGTAATGCATGGGGAGGATATGACATGCTTATCTTCAACACCTGGCACTGGTGGCTCCATACAGGAAGAAAACAACCGTACGTACGTAATTAATTAGATTCTCGAACAACATGAGCTGCATGTCTTTCTGGTGCTTTAACGTACGTACTAGgtctaatattaagaaatattattattgttttgaagttGCAGTTGGGATTACATTCAACAAGGAGATAGAATACACAAAGATATGGATCGTTTGGTTGCTTTTAAGGAGGGGCTCACTACTTGGTCAAAGTGGGTGGACTCTAACGTTGATCCTAAAATAACCAAAGTATTCTTCCAAGGAATTTCTCCAACCCATTTCAAGTAATTAAGCCCTGATCTCCTACAACTCAACCcgttttatatatagtaatatatattgaattttgagttttggaatgtaaaaaagtaattttatcaatctaataattcttttaggtaaaaatgatatttgaaaattttatagaagAATAATGACATGAGTCTTAAGGTGTGTACTgatcactttgaaaaaatgtGTAATGTATCAaagtataatttataaaagctgacaattcatttttttaaaatatatatcaaattgagatttttcttgaaaagcaCCTACGAAGTTCGAACGTAGAGAAGATGTACTCGAAAACCATCATAGAAACTTTTACTAAATAGTGAACAAtgtcttttttgaaaaattctacttataaTCATCTCCACGCAATATATGGTACCACacattgttttctattttttttctttcctaaatgtatggtgtatgaatgataaatagaagaactcaattaattaatttaagagaaataaatataaatataatatgtagtgTGTGAGATGATCAACAGCAagcaaaattctaatttttggTGGTCATGTTGAATTCAACAGTGGCAAAGACTGGAATTCGTCGAAGTCCACAACGTGCCATGAAGAAACCAAACCCTTGAGGAGTTCGACATATCCAAAGGGTTCGCCACCAGCAGTAGCTGTGGTAAAGAGTGTGTTGAAGAAAATCTCAACTCTTGTCACATTGCTCGACGTGACTACATTATCTCAATTGAGAAAAGATGGACACCCATCCATTTATGGCTTTGGAGGGAAAAGGGGGAACGATTGTAGTCATTGGTGTCTTCCCGGTGTCCCTGATACATGGAATCAACTCTTATACGCAACTCTTATCACTCCaggaaattcaaaaattaattagaacTTTTTAGccaatatatattacaaactGTATTAATGGTACGTAATACGCATACTATTCTCTGTGCATGTTTCGTGAAAATCGTAAAGCTCCAATACTATTAATTTCTCTGGTAAATGAAGAAGATaagtaaaaatagaatttaaaaaatacttctattCAGATGAATGTTATATAGATAGTGAGAGGacctatttataaaaaaagagacCAAGTTAAATAAGGAAGTACATAAATACAATGTCTCCTAATCTAAATTGTATtccaatcaaaataatatacatgAAATTACGACAACAAAATATAATCGAAATGGTTGGTGCCCTTAAGAggagtttttactttttttgtaaCATGAGAACAGGATAATCGAGGAAAAGTTAAGATTGAAGTAAAGATTTTTAAgtaaagataaatgatatttacagtcttagagtgtgcaagttctgcatactctattttaaaaaaaaagtgattaaatctaagatttacataaaaaaaaattttaataataaactctacttttttttattattttaaataaagtagGCTGAGCTATTGAATTGATTAAGGCGGAGCTTGTGCAAGAGATTGATCGTTTGAATTTCACTCACAACTAACTGGGTTGGGCTCACGACTTGGGCTCAATGGATTGATCTTCGAACATTTGTTCCttcaatttaaagaagaattttttatttgcaaGCCGGTATATATTtcgttttcctttttattcCAGATTTTTCTCTGTGCTTACGTGGTCACGATAAGCGTTATCtatcagtttttttaaaaaagaaaagatatttataattgttaattatataacttttatgtgatcgttttaaaaaaataacaaaacatgagattaatataaaaaaattaattttttaataataaattttattttattttaaataattacgtgatatttatatactttataattaatttaattattcgttttttaatgattatttttacagtattataatattaaaaattattatacaagaaatgacaaaaacaaagaaaagggtTGGACGGTTCCACGCGTACGGCATACAAGTGTCCATCAACTGCCACGTGGAGTGATCGTCGTTCCGGTTTTCATCAGTCTCCCAAAAAACGCAGGGAGAGATGGCGGGAAAATGAGTGCCCTTAAAAGATTTGGCATCGCAAAATCAGTacccaaattatattttctccGATCGGACAGGAGAGAAAGAAGTATGGCACAACACGAAACCCTAGGAATGCTGGAAGAGATCGAATCCCTCGTCTCCGTTCAACTTCAAGTGGTAACaaacctctctctttctctcgatTCAACGTAATCTTAGCCCAGCCCATCATCAATTTCACGCTTCTAATTTCCGATATCTTTCTTCAATTACCCTAGTGTTtgttaatccttttttttttttttgtttgcactGCCTAGTTCTTTTTGAGAGTGTGTTGAATTCACCAGTTTTAGAAAGACAAGAAAGGCAAAAAGATTACATGAATTAGGGTTAGGAAGGAACGCGGACTCGGAGCTATAAAAGAGGTTGATAGTCCACCTTGAGCTTCAGCTTAATCCCAAGCTCGTTAGTATCTCAGGCTGTGTTATTAGTTCTGGCCTCAGATTAACGGGACTAATAACCATTGGTAATATGGTGATCAGAACTGAGACTTCTATGCCTACCAACAACATTTACCTCAAATTAATGTAACAGAGACCATCGTTTTCTGCTTTCTCATCCTTATTGTACTGGTCTTCTTATTACTTGCAACTTCACGCGACCATATCCTTGTTGTAGTCTACTTTAGGAAGTTGCCATCAGCAGCCTGTTAGCTGAAGAATTTTTCTGAGTTTGTTATAGGATACGCTATGGTAACTACTTTACTATATGAAATTCTTTTTCAGGTTTCCTACAAGTGGCTGAGCCGCAATTATTTAGTGTCATCAAATTCTGCAAAGAGGTAAGAACTGGCCTCACCAAATATCCGTTTATGGACTTTCTGCTAGAGCTTGcatagttttttgtttttcaattagTTGATTGCTTGTATACATAGGTTGCTTCAGGAGTTTGTTGAAAAACATAAAAGTGGGTTGGAAGTAGTGTATACTTTGTCTGGCTGGTTGAAGAAAGATTCTTCAAATTACCATATAAGGCTTGTTTCTGGCCCTAAACTTGCAGGTGAGATTTTATTCAATGTTTCTTGCAACGAAATTTTGTAATGCATTGTGTAGGATAGAGATTGGAGGGGGCAGGGAGTAAAAAATTTTCCAAGAAAGGAAATGCGACTCAGAAAAAACTTTCTTGCTAACATATACTGATAAACCAatcccttttcctttcttttcttttctttttttgctttttttaaaagcatttgTTCTGTGAATCTGTGGACTTGATTTTGTTCTCACTGTTTCAACTCACGTCTCCCCCCTTTTTAAAACGCTTTTGAGATTTAATCCAAAAGAACATTTTAAAGCACCCTTGCAGTGAGTAAAACTATAGAAATTATTTAtctgatttattattaaataaggGTCTGTTGGCAACTTAAAGAAAGAGACACTAATGTGGGATCCGTTTCTTCTGTTTTTATGCAGAAGCCAAACAAGATTTTGATGGAAATTGCTCAATTCAGGTTTATAGTGTGCAAGCTTGCATTCCAAAAGATCCAGCTGCGCTTTGGAATGCTGAATTTGTACAAGCTGAAGAGCTTTTTAAGCAGCACTTCTCGACTGACAATTGCTTGAGAGACAACAGGTTAGtgtatttttatgatttaagcTAAGTCCATCACCTTTGTTTGCCATGTTTTATGGTGCCAGTGGCCT includes:
- the LOC121236764 gene encoding protein trichome birefringence-like 41 isoform X1, translated to MKHWIKSFCSFVFVMLLVSCNSKTERLSTLIGHDDHYLQTGSCDFFRGRWVHDDSYPSYNSTSCPFIMKEFDCQKNGRPDTDYLKYRWKPRRCKLPRFNSRDFLRRFKGKKILFVGDSLSLNQWKSLTCMLHVSVPQTNYTLERKGALSTFTLQEYRISVALSRNGFLVDLVKEKMGTVLKLDSINDGNAWGGYDMLIFNTWHWWLHTGRKQPCSWDYIQQGDRIHKDMDRLVAFKEGLTTWSKWVDSNVDPKITKVFFQGISPTHFNGKDWNSSKSTTCHEETKPLRSSTYPKGSPPAVAVVKSVLKKISTLVTLLDVTTLSQLRKDGHPSIYGFGGKRGNDCSHWCLPGVPDTWNQLLYATLITPGNSKIN
- the LOC121236764 gene encoding protein trichome birefringence-like 41 isoform X2 codes for the protein MKHWIKSFCSFVFVMLLVSCNSKTERLSTLIGHDDHYLQTGSCDFFRGRWVHDDSYPSYNSTSCPFIMKEFDCQKNGRPDTDYLKYRWKPRRCKLPRFNSRDFLRRFKGKKILFVGDSLSLNQWKSLTCMLHVSVPQTNYTLERKGALSTFTLQEYRISVALSRNGFLVDLVKEKMGTVLKLDSINDGNAWGGYDMLIFNTWHWWLHTGRKQPWDYIQQGDRIHKDMDRLVAFKEGLTTWSKWVDSNVDPKITKVFFQGISPTHFNGKDWNSSKSTTCHEETKPLRSSTYPKGSPPAVAVVKSVLKKISTLVTLLDVTTLSQLRKDGHPSIYGFGGKRGNDCSHWCLPGVPDTWNQLLYATLITPGNSKIN
- the LOC121236764 gene encoding protein trichome birefringence-like 41 isoform X4; translation: MKHWIKSFCSFVFVMLLVSCNSKTERLSTLIGHDDHYLQTGSCDFFRGRWVHDDSYPSYNSTSCPFIMKEFDCQKNGRPDTDYLKYRWKPRRCKLPRFNSRDFLRRFKGKKILFVGDSLSLNQWKSLTCMLHVSVPQTNYTLERKGALSTFTLQEYRISVALSRNGFLVDLVKEKMGTVLKLDSINDGNAWGGYDMLIFNTWHWWLHTGRKQPWDYIQQGDRIHKDMDRLVAFKEGLTTWSNGKDWNSSKSTTCHEETKPLRSSTYPKGSPPAVAVVKSVLKKISTLVTLLDVTTLSQLRKDGHPSIYGFGGKRGNDCSHWCLPGVPDTWNQLLYATLITPGNSKIN
- the LOC121236764 gene encoding protein trichome birefringence-like 41 isoform X3; the protein is MKHWIKSFCSFVFVMLLVSCNSKTERLSTLIGHDDHYLQTGSCDFFRGRWVHDDSYPSYNSTSCPFIMKEFDCQKNGRPDTDYLKYRWKPRRCKLPRFNSRDFLRRFKGKKILFVGDSLSLNQWKSLTCMLHVSVPQTNYTLERKGALSTFTLQEYRISVALSRNGFLVDLVKEKMGTVLKLDSINDGNAWGGYDMLIFNTWHWWLHTGRKQPCSWDYIQQGDRIHKDMDRLVAFKEGLTTWSNGKDWNSSKSTTCHEETKPLRSSTYPKGSPPAVAVVKSVLKKISTLVTLLDVTTLSQLRKDGHPSIYGFGGKRGNDCSHWCLPGVPDTWNQLLYATLITPGNSKIN